The following coding sequences are from one Ornithorhynchus anatinus isolate Pmale09 chromosome 11, mOrnAna1.pri.v4, whole genome shotgun sequence window:
- the NOB1 gene encoding RNA-binding protein NOB1 — protein MAALVEHVVADAAAFLLNVALQDIGKTIYTIKEVVNEIRDKATRRRLAVLPYELHFREPCPEYVRLVTEFSKKTGDYPSLSATDLQVLALTYQLEAEYVGVAHLKKEPERKVQVSSVMRHPEAPVHVAGFHLPSKARVAEETPGPKTLAAESEDPEFSSFQFWRNPLPRIDDDDLWELLTGEDRDISGEEEEDGSLDRRSEDSDDEGWITPSNIKQVQQELGHCDVPDNVRVGCVTTDFAMQNVLLQLGLHVLAVNGMLIREARSYILRCHGCFKTTSDMNKIFCAHCGNKTLKKVAVTISDNGNLHMHFSRNPKVLSARGLRYSLPAPKGGKHSNNPHLAEDQRFPQQRLSRKARQKTNVFDPAYLAGVSPFAENDVYSRAATLQIRDGSLGAGRKRLNPNAATKKFVKRR, from the exons ATGGCTGCCTTGGTGGAGCACGTAGTGGCGGACGCCGCGGCCTTTCTGCTGAACGTGGCGCTGCAG GATATCGGGAAAACCATCTACACCATCAAAGAAGTGGTCAACGAGATCCGGGACAAAGCTACTAGGAGGCGGCTGGCGGTGCTGCCCTATGAGCTGCACTTCAGAGAGCCGTGCCCAGAGTACGTCAGGCTCG TGACGGAATTCTCAAAAAAGACTGGAGATTATCCCAGCCTCTCAGCGACAGATCTCCAGGTTCTGGCGCTCACCTACCAGTTGGAAGCAGAATATGTCGGAGTAGCTCACCTAAAGAAAGAACCAGAACGAAAG GTTCAGGTGAGCTCGGTGATGCGGCACCCAGAAGCCCCCGTACACGTTGCTGGTTTCCACCTACCTTCCAAG GCCAGAGTTGCGGAGGAAACCCCGGGCCCCAAGACGCTTGCGGCAGAATCGGAGGACCCAGAGTtcagctccttccagttttggagaAACCCTCTGCCcagaattgatgatgatgatctgtgGGAGCTGCTG ACCGGGGAAGATCGGGACATttcaggtgaggaggaagaggatggcagTCTGGACAGGAGATCTGAGGATAGTGACGATGAAGGATGGATAACCCCAAGCAATATTAAGCAGGTGCAACAGGAACTGGGACACTGTGACGTTCCGGACAACGTGCGGGTTGGCTGTGTCACCACAGACTTCGCCATGCAG AATGTTTTGCTCCAGCTGGGGCTCCATGTGCTGGCAGTGAATGGGATGTTGATTCGGGAGGCCAGAAGCTACATACTGCGATGTCATGGCTGTTTTAA gACAACGTCTGACATGAACAAAATCTTCTGTGCACACTGCGGTAACAAGACTCTGAAAAAAGTCGCAGTGACCATCAGCGATAACGGCAACCTTCACATGCATTTCTCCCGCAACCCCAAGGTGCTGAGTGCCCGCGGGCTCCGG TATTCGCTTCCTGCGCCCAAAGGCGGAAAACACTCCAACAACCCCCATCTAGCGGAGGACCAGCGCTTCCCCCAGCAGCGGTTATCCCGAAAGGCCCGACAGAAAACCAACGTCTTCGACCCCGCGTACCTCGCTGGCGTGTCTCCCTTCGCCGAGAATGACGTCTACAGCCGGGCGGCCACGCTCCAGATCCGGGATGGGTCACTGGGGGCAGGCCGAAAGCGCCTCAACCCCAATGCGGCAACAAAGAAGTTTGTGAAGCGGAGGTGA